A genomic segment from Polyangium mundeleinium encodes:
- the mrtC gene encoding myxosortase MrtC: MLPDPPAPFETPEPPPAPGLGAESPAPAAPAAPVPEAPNARRPLLVALATTILVTALSYLAPKDHAGTAVGLAFLAVTWWLVLRADEHVIRAHGLSLGGLLEPLPLDRRRLLRDAAVASLWVLLLAAIIFPPFWIGFKLFWRVKMPFVLRGFASPWNEISGHFLAVALPEEAFFRGYLQTRLDAAWAPRWRVFGADLGPGVVVSSAIFAIGHFLTVPSVDRLAVFFPSLVFGWLRARTGGVGAGVVFHALCNIFSATLQRGYGFSR, from the coding sequence GTGCTCCCGGATCCTCCCGCCCCCTTCGAAACGCCCGAGCCGCCGCCCGCCCCGGGCCTCGGCGCCGAGAGCCCCGCGCCCGCCGCGCCCGCCGCGCCCGTCCCCGAGGCGCCGAACGCGCGCCGCCCGCTGCTCGTCGCGCTCGCCACGACGATCCTCGTGACCGCGCTCTCGTACCTCGCGCCCAAAGATCACGCGGGGACGGCCGTCGGGCTCGCGTTCCTCGCGGTCACATGGTGGCTCGTCCTGCGCGCGGACGAGCACGTGATCCGCGCGCACGGGCTCTCCCTCGGCGGCCTGCTCGAACCGCTGCCGCTCGATCGGCGCCGGCTGCTGCGCGACGCGGCCGTGGCCTCGCTCTGGGTGCTGCTCCTCGCAGCGATCATCTTTCCGCCGTTCTGGATCGGCTTCAAACTCTTCTGGCGCGTGAAGATGCCCTTCGTGCTCCGGGGCTTCGCGTCGCCGTGGAACGAAATCTCCGGGCATTTCCTGGCCGTGGCGCTCCCCGAGGAGGCGTTTTTCAGGGGATACCTCCAGACCCGCCTCGATGCCGCGTGGGCGCCCCGGTGGCGCGTGTTCGGCGCGGATCTCGGCCCGGGCGTGGTGGTCTCGTCGGCCATCTTCGCGATTGGGCATTTCTTGACCGTGCCGAGCGTGGACCGGCTCGCGGTGTTTTTCCCGTCGCTCGTCTTCGGCTGGCTGCGCGCGCGGACGGGCGGCGTCGGCGCGGGCGTCGTGTTCCACGCGCTCTGCAACATCTTCTCGGCGACGCTCCAGCGCGGCTACGGGTTCTCGCGATGA
- a CDS encoding HAD family hydrolase — MSAPKPRAALFDMDRTLVRKETASLYVRYLRDIGEASTFDLLKTFYWVGQYTLGLLDAEGMAEKALAPLSGTPESTLVTRCEDWFGKYVERHVADAGRRAVKRHKAAGDVCAIVTGATKYAARPLAQRLEIEHVVGTELEIDARGLFTGRAERPLCLGVGKVRRAEALAERLGFVLEESTFYSDSVTDVPLLERVAEPIAVNPDPRLERLARQRGWRIERW; from the coding sequence ATGAGCGCGCCGAAGCCCCGCGCCGCGCTCTTCGACATGGACCGCACGCTCGTGCGCAAGGAGACCGCGAGCCTGTACGTGCGGTATCTGCGGGACATCGGCGAGGCGTCGACGTTCGACCTTTTGAAGACGTTTTACTGGGTCGGGCAATACACGCTCGGGCTCCTCGACGCGGAGGGCATGGCGGAGAAGGCGCTCGCGCCGCTCTCCGGCACGCCCGAGAGCACGCTCGTCACGCGCTGCGAGGACTGGTTCGGCAAATACGTGGAGCGACACGTCGCCGACGCGGGGCGGCGCGCGGTGAAACGGCACAAGGCGGCGGGCGACGTCTGCGCGATCGTGACAGGCGCGACGAAATACGCGGCGCGGCCGCTGGCCCAGCGATTGGAGATCGAGCACGTCGTCGGGACGGAGCTCGAAATCGACGCGCGTGGCCTTTTCACGGGTCGCGCGGAGCGGCCGCTTTGCCTCGGCGTGGGGAAGGTGCGGCGCGCGGAGGCGCTCGCCGAGAGGCTCGGGTTCGTCCTCGAAGAATCGACGTTTTATTCGGACAGCGTCACCGACGTGCCCCTGCTCGAACGGGTGGCCGAGCCGATCGCCGTGAACCCCGATCCGCGGCTCGAGCGCCTCGCCCGGCAGCGCGGGTGGCGCATCGAAAGGTGGTGA
- a CDS encoding beta-galactosidase, with product MTAREDRAGGEGLGRRVRLVPGGIEIAGDVVPLLAGSVHYWRLDPNEWRACLEAVKAMGLRLVDTYIPWAVHEVAPGKLELGASDPQRDITRFCRIAEELGLYVIARPGPHINAELTYFGLPERIVWDPACQARSPDQNPVMLPMLPFAFPVPSYASDAFHDEAARYFQALGPALTPLLYPNGPIVLFQIDNEGALYFRDGAYDQDYHPDAIRLYREFLREKYGTIDALRASYGTPTLDEGEVPSSRRGEVTRFSAIDPPRKFDAERPRDLARHLDWSEFHEHLLTTAFQRLGRALAAAGMDGLPTTHNLPPGQDATPLNAARVTKVVDLVGLDYYHMADPTSRAIIARRTSELATRCEALSVPAFACEMGAGFPPFFPPLDERDGAFTVLCALAYGLRGFNVYMAVERDRWIGAPIDRHGRARPYAVFWRKLCAALEQTNFHELRRRAPVRLLLPRTERRLARVMHAFGPLSGAFFSIVGAGARERCVEDDLGLGYPLAIEADNFARAFEQALEARGVPFAVVGGEDRDIALGDARWLICATSGALKPELFDRLAEAHARGARVTIGPHEPRFDGAFRPLSVPFDLRRLGEDGPLTGDVPAAADAAVSHAIGTLGLPAYACDPGGIYVTVHEDAAGAPRVLFVVNPSERDIVARVSAGAVRTKASDLIDDSTFEARAGTLEVRMKPRTVRMLALR from the coding sequence ATGACCGCACGTGAAGACAGGGCAGGGGGCGAGGGCCTCGGGCGTAGGGTGCGTCTCGTCCCCGGGGGCATCGAGATCGCCGGCGATGTCGTTCCGCTCCTCGCGGGCTCCGTCCACTACTGGCGCCTCGACCCGAACGAGTGGCGCGCGTGCCTCGAAGCCGTGAAGGCCATGGGCCTCCGCCTCGTCGACACCTACATCCCTTGGGCCGTCCACGAGGTCGCTCCCGGCAAACTCGAGCTCGGCGCCTCCGACCCGCAGCGCGACATCACCCGCTTCTGCCGCATCGCCGAGGAGCTCGGCCTCTACGTCATCGCCCGCCCTGGCCCCCACATCAACGCCGAGCTCACCTACTTCGGCTTGCCCGAGCGCATCGTGTGGGACCCGGCCTGCCAGGCCCGTTCGCCCGACCAGAACCCGGTGATGCTCCCCATGCTCCCGTTCGCGTTCCCGGTCCCGAGTTACGCGAGCGACGCCTTCCACGACGAGGCCGCGCGGTATTTCCAGGCCCTCGGCCCCGCCCTCACGCCGCTGCTCTACCCGAACGGGCCGATCGTCCTCTTCCAGATCGACAACGAGGGCGCCCTCTACTTCCGCGACGGCGCCTACGACCAGGACTACCACCCCGACGCGATCCGCCTCTACCGCGAGTTTCTCCGGGAGAAATACGGCACCATCGACGCCCTGCGCGCCTCCTACGGCACCCCCACGCTGGACGAGGGCGAGGTCCCGTCGAGCCGCCGCGGCGAGGTCACGCGTTTCTCCGCGATCGACCCGCCGCGCAAGTTCGACGCCGAGCGCCCGCGTGACCTCGCGCGTCACCTCGACTGGTCGGAGTTTCACGAGCACCTGCTCACCACGGCGTTTCAGCGCCTCGGCCGCGCGCTCGCCGCCGCCGGCATGGACGGGCTGCCCACGACGCACAACCTCCCGCCGGGCCAGGACGCGACGCCCCTCAACGCCGCGCGCGTCACGAAGGTCGTCGACCTCGTCGGGCTCGACTACTACCACATGGCCGATCCCACGAGCCGCGCCATCATCGCGCGCCGCACGAGCGAGCTCGCCACGCGCTGCGAGGCCCTCTCCGTCCCCGCGTTCGCTTGCGAGATGGGCGCGGGTTTTCCGCCCTTCTTCCCGCCCCTCGACGAGCGCGACGGCGCCTTCACCGTCCTCTGCGCCCTCGCGTACGGCCTGCGTGGCTTCAACGTGTACATGGCCGTCGAGCGCGACCGCTGGATCGGCGCGCCCATCGATCGGCATGGCCGCGCGCGCCCGTACGCCGTCTTCTGGCGGAAGCTCTGCGCCGCCCTCGAACAGACGAACTTTCACGAGCTGCGCCGAAGAGCACCCGTCCGTCTTCTCCTCCCTCGCACCGAGCGCAGGCTCGCGCGGGTCATGCATGCGTTCGGCCCGCTCTCCGGCGCGTTTTTCTCGATCGTCGGGGCCGGCGCGCGCGAGCGCTGTGTCGAGGACGATCTCGGCCTCGGGTATCCGCTCGCCATCGAGGCCGACAACTTCGCCCGTGCCTTCGAGCAGGCCCTCGAAGCGCGCGGCGTGCCCTTCGCCGTCGTCGGCGGCGAGGACCGCGACATCGCGCTCGGCGACGCGCGCTGGCTCATCTGCGCCACCTCCGGCGCCTTGAAGCCCGAGCTCTTCGACCGGCTCGCCGAGGCCCACGCGCGTGGCGCGCGTGTCACGATCGGCCCGCACGAGCCTCGCTTCGACGGCGCCTTCCGTCCGCTTTCCGTCCCCTTCGATCTGCGCCGCCTTGGCGAGGACGGCCCCCTCACCGGCGACGTCCCCGCCGCGGCCGACGCGGCCGTCTCGCACGCCATCGGGACCCTCGGCCTCCCGGCGTACGCCTGCGACCCCGGCGGCATCTACGTCACCGTGCACGAGGATGCCGCGGGAGCGCCGCGCGTGCTCTTCGTCGTCAATCCTTCCGAGCGGGACATCGTCGCGCGTGTGAGCGCCGGCGCCGTGCGCACGAAGGCGAGCGACCTCATCGACGATTCCACCTTCGAGGCCCGCGCGGGCACGCTCGAAGTGCGCATGAAGCCGCGCACGGTGCGGATGCTGGCATTGCGCTGA
- a CDS encoding MgtC/SapB family protein, which yields MISHVQMITRIAVGTALGGVIGYERDRHGKRAGLRTHLLVATASATFMIVSAHFVYFQGYAEGQLVEVDGSRIAASVVSGIGFLAGGAILRTGLTIQGLTTAAGLWLVTAIGLCAGAGMMVEAALVTAIGVVVQTVVRRLEGKGNLLVRRRVSVVLAEDSKQLDDVEALLKELRGVVFNIEYERRLDEKRRISIAFDVGFPPSLRVGDLIERLERVKDVRRVQVENTH from the coding sequence ATGATCTCCCACGTTCAGATGATCACACGCATCGCCGTGGGTACGGCGCTCGGCGGCGTCATCGGATACGAGCGCGACCGGCACGGCAAGCGCGCGGGCCTCCGGACGCACCTCCTCGTCGCGACGGCCTCGGCCACGTTCATGATCGTGTCCGCGCACTTCGTTTACTTCCAAGGGTACGCCGAAGGTCAGCTCGTCGAGGTGGACGGCTCACGTATTGCGGCGTCTGTCGTGTCGGGCATCGGCTTCCTGGCGGGCGGCGCCATTCTACGGACCGGGCTGACGATTCAGGGGCTCACGACCGCAGCGGGCCTCTGGCTGGTGACCGCGATCGGCCTTTGTGCGGGCGCGGGCATGATGGTCGAAGCCGCCCTCGTGACCGCCATCGGGGTCGTGGTGCAGACGGTCGTGCGGCGACTCGAAGGCAAAGGCAACCTGCTCGTCCGGCGGCGCGTCTCGGTGGTCCTCGCCGAGGACTCCAAGCAACTCGACGACGTGGAGGCATTGCTCAAGGAGCTCCGCGGCGTCGTCTTCAACATCGAATACGAGCGGCGCCTCGATGAAAAGCGGCGGATCTCCATCGCTTTCGACGTGGGGTTTCCCCCGTCGCTCCGCGTGGGCGATCTGATCGAGCGGCTCGAACGGGTCAAGGATGTTCGGCGGGTGCAGGTCGAGAATACGCACTGA
- a CDS encoding vWA domain-containing protein: protein MKNVVFVGSAALSLVVAVGLAACGESSEGLSDYPGYEQNPSGGTSGGAVSPPPAQPPPPADGNDAGADAAAPFACEDLDKDSPVILYLSADDSNSMGSPVQIRELLNKGIIPPANLVRTYEFLNYYRIQYPAPPAGDLSILPHLGETKIAGELDLQLGVRSFDAVKPRRPMTITFVLDTSGSMGGEPIERERATVTAIAKSLAEGDIVNAVTWNTSNNIVLSGHKVTGPNDPEVLAMAESIEASGGTDLSNGLATGYKLANQHYGAGRLNRVILISDGGANVGVTDEDLIGLQSKDADKEGIYLVGIGAGPGENYNDALMDTVTDKGRGAYVYLDSPAEATRMFVDRFDETMEVAARGVQVEITLPWYMRMYKFYGEEYSANPEEIEPQHLAPSDAMIFNQVIKACDPSVVDPNDSITVVARWKTPLTYLDREVKVTMTLAELLAAPKPQLAKGKAIVAYAEALKDPTQESLASALALLQEAKAGAPDPELDEIIGLITKYPGFFKP, encoded by the coding sequence ATGAAGAACGTCGTTTTCGTGGGATCGGCCGCTCTCTCTCTGGTCGTCGCCGTCGGCCTCGCTGCGTGCGGCGAGTCGTCCGAGGGCCTCTCGGACTATCCGGGGTATGAGCAAAACCCGAGCGGCGGTACGTCGGGCGGCGCGGTCTCGCCGCCGCCGGCCCAGCCGCCTCCGCCGGCGGACGGGAACGACGCGGGCGCCGACGCCGCTGCACCTTTTGCGTGCGAGGACCTCGACAAGGACAGCCCTGTCATCCTCTACCTCTCGGCGGACGATTCGAACTCGATGGGCTCGCCGGTCCAGATCCGCGAGCTCTTGAACAAGGGCATCATCCCGCCGGCGAACCTCGTCCGCACGTACGAGTTCCTCAACTACTACCGCATCCAGTACCCCGCGCCGCCCGCCGGCGACCTTTCGATCCTCCCGCACCTCGGCGAGACCAAGATCGCCGGCGAGCTCGACCTCCAGCTCGGCGTCCGTTCCTTCGACGCCGTCAAGCCGCGCCGCCCCATGACGATCACGTTCGTCCTCGACACGTCCGGCTCCATGGGCGGCGAGCCCATCGAGCGCGAGCGCGCCACCGTCACGGCGATCGCCAAGAGCCTCGCCGAGGGCGACATCGTCAACGCGGTCACGTGGAACACGAGCAACAACATCGTGCTCTCCGGCCACAAGGTCACGGGGCCGAACGATCCTGAAGTCCTCGCGATGGCCGAATCCATCGAGGCCAGCGGCGGCACCGATCTTTCGAATGGCCTCGCGACGGGCTATAAGCTCGCGAACCAGCATTACGGCGCGGGCCGGCTGAACCGCGTCATCCTGATCAGCGACGGTGGCGCCAACGTCGGCGTCACGGACGAGGACCTCATCGGCCTGCAATCGAAGGACGCCGACAAGGAGGGCATCTACCTCGTCGGCATCGGCGCCGGCCCCGGCGAGAACTACAACGATGCGCTCATGGATACCGTCACGGACAAAGGCCGCGGCGCCTATGTGTATCTCGACAGCCCGGCCGAGGCGACGCGCATGTTCGTCGATCGATTCGACGAGACCATGGAGGTCGCCGCGCGCGGCGTGCAGGTCGAGATCACGCTGCCCTGGTACATGCGCATGTACAAGTTCTACGGCGAGGAATACTCGGCGAACCCCGAGGAAATCGAGCCGCAGCACCTCGCCCCGAGCGACGCGATGATCTTCAACCAGGTCATCAAAGCGTGTGACCCCTCGGTCGTCGATCCGAACGACAGCATCACCGTCGTCGCGCGCTGGAAGACCCCGCTCACGTATCTCGACCGCGAGGTGAAGGTCACCATGACCCTCGCCGAGCTCCTCGCCGCCCCGAAGCCCCAGCTCGCCAAGGGCAAGGCGATCGTCGCTTATGCCGAGGCCCTCAAGGACCCGACCCAGGAGTCCTTGGCGAGCGCGCTCGCGCTGCTCCAGGAAGCCAAGGCCGGCGCCCCCGATCCGGAGCTCGACGAAATCATCGGCCTCATCACCAAGTACCCAGGGTTCTTCAAGCCCTGA
- a CDS encoding DUF7793 family protein, with the protein MDSTRPPARLDLIHEEDLLVVRLDGNYDLEVELCVQRARDATEMTYGYRLILLDARKIGTVTPEARKTMVTWSRGRTAPSAIAMFGANFAGMTLAKMVLSAVRVLSKRHMRFEFFESEAAARAWLVERREELRKLVP; encoded by the coding sequence ATGGATTCAACCCGACCCCCCGCGCGCCTCGACCTGATCCACGAAGAGGACCTGCTCGTCGTGCGGCTCGACGGCAATTACGACCTGGAGGTCGAGCTGTGCGTCCAGCGCGCGCGCGACGCGACCGAAATGACCTACGGCTACCGGCTCATTCTCCTGGACGCGCGAAAGATCGGCACGGTCACCCCCGAAGCCCGAAAGACCATGGTCACGTGGAGCCGCGGCCGGACGGCGCCGAGCGCGATCGCCATGTTCGGCGCGAACTTCGCGGGGATGACGCTGGCGAAGATGGTGCTGAGCGCGGTCCGGGTGCTCTCGAAGCGGCACATGCGCTTCGAGTTCTTCGAATCGGAGGCCGCGGCGCGGGCGTGGCTCGTCGAGCGGCGCGAGGAGCTGCGCAAGCTCGTCCCGTGA
- a CDS encoding extensin family protein, with amino-acid sequence MVLGSLLRSLAPSCLAALTLGAGMLCARPASALSPFLVTPEASVVEASPAYRYANMTDDEAIAELDRRSLPYVRVEPVPGVRAPIRLTGRLHGVSIHSALPEEQRATSVFEILDARLALALDDFTAVLERHEIDELVHYTMYRPNVPREMSVPVAAKKEPAKKEAPKKETAKKEAPKKETPKAEAPKAEAPKTSSKLPVGNAAKAPDLGKGGLGAKPSHEGAAKGTKHKAPAAVQAKPREMVTASEKPKSAPRHAPKAAPQHAPAKAEAKAAPGKPDVQATPAKAETHAAPAKTVPHPRWAPPGTRHPAGLAIDVGRLRKKDGTWISVLDHFHGKIGEKTCGDGARKPEQPVAQELRALVCESQDAGIFTYVLSPNYNTDHADHFHMEIKPGVRWFLVH; translated from the coding sequence GTGGTGCTCGGTTCGCTTCTCCGCTCCCTGGCCCCGTCCTGCCTCGCGGCGCTCACGCTCGGCGCGGGCATGCTCTGCGCCCGCCCGGCGAGCGCACTCTCGCCGTTCCTGGTGACGCCCGAGGCCTCGGTGGTCGAGGCGAGCCCGGCGTATCGATACGCGAACATGACGGACGACGAGGCGATCGCCGAGCTCGACCGCCGCAGCCTCCCGTACGTACGCGTCGAACCCGTGCCCGGCGTCCGCGCGCCGATCCGGCTCACGGGCCGGCTGCACGGCGTATCGATTCATTCGGCGCTGCCGGAGGAGCAGCGGGCGACGTCGGTGTTCGAAATCCTCGACGCGCGCCTGGCCCTCGCGCTCGACGATTTCACGGCGGTGCTCGAACGTCACGAGATCGACGAGCTCGTCCACTACACGATGTACCGGCCGAACGTGCCGCGCGAGATGTCCGTGCCCGTGGCGGCGAAAAAGGAACCGGCCAAGAAGGAAGCGCCGAAGAAGGAAACGGCGAAGAAAGAGGCGCCCAAAAAGGAAACGCCGAAAGCGGAGGCGCCGAAAGCGGAAGCGCCGAAGACGAGCTCGAAGTTGCCCGTGGGGAATGCGGCGAAGGCGCCGGACCTCGGCAAGGGCGGGCTCGGGGCAAAGCCTTCCCATGAGGGCGCGGCGAAGGGCACGAAACACAAGGCGCCGGCCGCGGTCCAGGCCAAGCCGCGCGAGATGGTGACGGCGAGCGAGAAGCCGAAATCCGCGCCGCGGCACGCCCCGAAGGCCGCTCCGCAGCACGCGCCGGCGAAGGCCGAGGCGAAAGCGGCGCCGGGGAAGCCGGACGTGCAGGCAACACCCGCGAAGGCCGAGACGCACGCAGCGCCGGCGAAGACCGTGCCGCACCCGCGCTGGGCCCCGCCGGGCACGCGTCATCCCGCGGGGCTCGCGATCGACGTGGGCCGATTGCGAAAGAAGGACGGGACCTGGATCAGCGTCCTCGACCATTTCCACGGCAAGATCGGTGAAAAGACCTGCGGCGACGGCGCGCGCAAGCCCGAGCAGCCCGTCGCGCAGGAGCTCCGCGCCCTCGTGTGCGAATCTCAGGACGCGGGCATCTTCACGTACGTGCTCTCGCCGAATTACAACACCGACCACGCCGACCATTTCCACATGGAGATCAAGCCCGGCGTGCGGTGGTTCCTCGTGCACTGA
- a CDS encoding NAD-dependent epimerase/dehydratase family protein, whose protein sequence is MNGIPRRKTAFVTGGTGFLGWEITRQLLASGHHVVALSRSGGLPGDLPRDELDIVRGDLDDVETLTEAMRGVSVVYHVAADVRMWRAQWAEIERTNVTGTRNMLAAARRAGVPRFVFTSTGSTIGKPYPPTEAIVTVDESSVYNFAALQMVYPHTKWLAEQEVERAGREGLFVVITHPVAVFGPGDWKRNVLPLFSATQKGTTIAAPSGIRTTCDVRDVATAHLAAAERGSAGRHYILGGEALSVGALLTRIAAAAGGKAPRFTLPDRAVMGLSFLMESASRLTGRPPLLSHEMALQSTLRVRMSSERAARELGYTSRPLDVSLADAVRFYREQGWL, encoded by the coding sequence ATGAACGGGATTCCGCGGCGAAAAACCGCATTCGTGACGGGCGGAACGGGCTTCCTCGGCTGGGAAATCACGCGGCAGCTCCTCGCCTCCGGGCACCACGTGGTCGCGCTGTCGCGGAGCGGCGGTTTGCCCGGAGACCTGCCGCGCGACGAGCTCGACATCGTGCGGGGGGACCTCGACGACGTGGAGACGCTGACCGAGGCCATGCGCGGCGTGTCGGTCGTGTACCACGTCGCGGCCGACGTGCGGATGTGGCGCGCGCAGTGGGCGGAGATCGAGCGGACGAACGTCACGGGCACGCGGAACATGCTCGCGGCGGCGCGACGCGCGGGCGTACCGCGATTCGTGTTCACGTCGACGGGCTCGACGATCGGAAAGCCGTATCCCCCGACCGAGGCGATCGTCACGGTCGACGAGTCGAGCGTGTACAATTTCGCGGCGCTCCAGATGGTCTATCCGCACACGAAATGGCTGGCGGAGCAGGAGGTGGAGCGGGCGGGGCGCGAGGGGCTCTTCGTGGTGATCACGCACCCCGTGGCGGTGTTCGGCCCGGGGGACTGGAAACGCAACGTGCTCCCGCTCTTTTCGGCGACGCAAAAGGGCACGACGATCGCGGCGCCGAGCGGGATCCGGACCACGTGCGACGTGCGCGACGTGGCGACGGCGCACCTCGCGGCCGCCGAGCGGGGCAGCGCGGGACGGCATTACATCCTCGGCGGCGAGGCGCTCTCGGTGGGGGCGCTGCTCACGCGAATCGCGGCGGCGGCCGGCGGAAAGGCGCCACGCTTCACGTTGCCGGATCGGGCGGTGATGGGTTTGTCGTTCTTGATGGAAAGCGCGTCCCGCCTCACGGGACGGCCGCCCCTGCTGAGCCACGAAATGGCCCTGCAGAGCACGCTCCGGGTGCGGATGTCGTCGGAGCGGGCGGCGCGGGAGCTCGGATACACGTCGCGGCCGCTCGACGTGTCGCTCGCGGATGCGGTGCGGTTTTATCGGGAGCAGGGGTGGTTGTGA
- a CDS encoding AI-2E family transporter, translating into MDRDRWLSVVLRTALLVLFFWMIRTLLVPIALGGLFALLLSPLVEKAKPRLGRAERIAPLLFTFGTMILVVIPFVFFTIEAIQQINEFLTRDWTPTIQRFQSFLTEGIDIRGRSIHIGGPQLQAAIQNIGQRAASFAASFVGGLATALPAFILSLFLFGVSLYYFLRDGGKLVRWMFRFSPFPQNQTRELFASVRETVNGAILGILATAVVQGSLALLALNVFGVPNAFLLGVLAAFLSFIPLVGTTPVTVGATIYLFVTGHVGGGIGMIVSAVVIGLSDNVVRPWVQSSSTRMHPLIALLGIFGGLELFGPVGVFLGPVIAAMAVWTVDTYEKLHAPRREATAPPADVSVPPPPKTAPPPEIPPVP; encoded by the coding sequence ATGGACCGAGACCGCTGGCTCTCCGTTGTGCTGAGGACGGCGCTGCTCGTCCTGTTTTTCTGGATGATCCGGACGCTCCTCGTCCCGATTGCCCTGGGCGGCCTCTTCGCGCTCCTCCTGAGCCCCCTCGTCGAAAAGGCGAAGCCGCGGCTCGGCCGCGCCGAGCGCATCGCGCCGCTCCTCTTCACGTTCGGCACGATGATCCTCGTGGTCATCCCGTTCGTCTTCTTCACGATCGAGGCCATCCAGCAGATCAACGAATTTTTGACCCGCGACTGGACGCCGACGATCCAGCGCTTCCAGTCGTTCCTGACGGAAGGCATCGACATTCGCGGCCGGAGCATCCACATCGGCGGCCCCCAGCTCCAGGCGGCCATCCAGAACATTGGCCAGCGCGCGGCGTCCTTCGCGGCCTCGTTCGTCGGCGGCCTGGCCACGGCATTGCCGGCGTTCATCCTGAGCCTCTTCCTGTTCGGCGTCTCGCTTTATTACTTCCTGCGCGACGGCGGCAAGCTCGTCCGCTGGATGTTCCGCTTCTCGCCGTTCCCGCAGAACCAGACGCGCGAGCTCTTTGCCTCCGTCCGCGAGACCGTCAACGGCGCCATCCTCGGCATTCTCGCGACCGCCGTGGTCCAGGGCAGCCTCGCGCTGCTCGCCCTCAACGTGTTCGGCGTGCCAAACGCGTTCTTGCTCGGCGTCCTCGCCGCGTTCCTCTCGTTCATCCCGCTCGTCGGCACGACGCCGGTCACGGTGGGCGCGACGATTTACCTCTTCGTCACGGGGCACGTCGGCGGCGGCATCGGGATGATCGTCTCGGCCGTGGTCATCGGCCTCTCCGACAACGTCGTGCGCCCGTGGGTGCAGAGCTCGTCGACCCGCATGCACCCGCTCATCGCGCTGCTCGGCATCTTCGGCGGCCTGGAGCTCTTTGGCCCGGTCGGCGTCTTCCTCGGCCCCGTCATCGCGGCCATGGCCGTCTGGACCGTCGACACCTACGAGAAGCTGCACGCGCCGCGTCGCGAGGCCACCGCGCCGCCCGCGGACGTGAGCGTGCCCCCGCCGCCGAAGACCGCGCCTCCGCCGGAAATCCCGCCCGTGCCTTGA
- a CDS encoding M23 family metallopeptidase has protein sequence METHDPDSSRRSIVAVNVALGCVALLGVAWIPFFCWSVSLERDWARAAGERTAATPSAIPAPPRSETVTPEHEQVGSLVVGSSGPSAALGSLDDAFLDEIDDTLGSCLPDDDHREGATIRLVADKQQGAADAGRDTHILALEYRPPVGEPSRFYEFVGHDAQGYYDATGTQACSTGWRSPLAKLRRTSPFNPRRMHPILRRPMPHQGTDFGAPKGTPVYASYRGTVSFVGPHGAHGNWVAIVHPDGTETGYAHLSKFAQGLEVGDHVRPHQLIGYVGSTGRSTGPHLHFSARTNGPFVDAESLLKPPTTAVPEAERHAFLKAKAELDQRLDAVPPLAH, from the coding sequence GTGGAGACGCACGATCCAGACTCCTCACGACGCTCGATCGTCGCGGTCAACGTCGCGCTCGGGTGCGTCGCGCTCCTCGGCGTGGCGTGGATCCCCTTCTTCTGCTGGTCCGTCTCGCTGGAGAGGGACTGGGCCCGCGCAGCGGGGGAGCGTACTGCGGCAACCCCGTCGGCGATCCCAGCACCGCCGCGCAGCGAGACGGTCACGCCCGAGCACGAGCAGGTAGGCTCGCTCGTCGTGGGATCGTCGGGGCCCTCCGCAGCGCTCGGATCGCTCGACGACGCGTTTCTCGACGAAATCGACGACACGCTCGGCAGTTGCCTGCCGGACGACGACCACCGCGAAGGGGCGACGATCCGGCTCGTGGCCGACAAACAACAAGGAGCCGCCGACGCCGGACGCGACACGCATATCCTCGCGCTCGAATACCGGCCGCCCGTCGGCGAGCCGTCGCGGTTCTACGAGTTCGTAGGGCACGACGCGCAGGGTTATTATGACGCGACGGGGACACAGGCCTGCTCGACCGGCTGGCGTTCGCCCCTCGCCAAGCTGCGCAGGACGTCCCCCTTCAACCCGCGCCGCATGCACCCGATCCTGCGCCGGCCCATGCCGCACCAGGGGACGGATTTCGGCGCCCCCAAAGGGACGCCCGTGTATGCCTCGTATCGAGGCACGGTCAGCTTCGTCGGCCCCCACGGGGCGCACGGCAACTGGGTCGCCATCGTGCATCCCGACGGAACCGAGACCGGGTATGCCCATCTCTCGAAGTTTGCCCAAGGGCTCGAGGTCGGCGATCACGTGCGCCCCCACCAGCTCATCGGGTATGTCGGGAGCACGGGGCGCTCCACGGGGCCTCACCTGCATTTCAGCGCGCGCACGAACGGCCCCTTTGTCGACGCCGAGTCGCTCCTCAAGCCGCCCACCACGGCCGTGCCCGAGGCAGAACGACACGCCTTCCTGAAGGCGAAGGCCGAGCTCGATCAGCGGCTCGACGCCGTGCCCCCCCTGGCGCACTGA